From the Mycoplasma putrefaciens KS1 genome, the window ACATCATCAAATTCTTCAGATAATTCTATGGCTTTTTTTGAACTAGTTAAATCATAACTAGCGCACAATCAAGCTCCAACGTGATTTTGATAAGCTTCATTTAAGACTTGTTTTATATTAATATCTTGGTATTTATAGTCATCATTTAAGTGAATGTGAGCGTCAAAAATCTTATCATTCTGCATAAAATAAATTTACCCCAATATAATAAAATTATAGCAAATAACATATAATATCTATAAATAGATAATAAGGAGAATAAAATGAGTAAAGTTCTTGTTTTAAAAACAACTGTGCAAGCTGATGAGGTTTCTAATTCGGTTGCTTTAACAAATAGATTTTTAGAAGAATATAAAAAATTAAATCCTAATGATGAAATTATTGAAATAGATTTAAACAAAGAAGAAGTTGGGACTAATATTTTAACTCAACAAAAATTTCCAACCTTTTTTAAACAAGAAGCTTCTATTAAATATATTAAATTATTAAAAAGTGTTGATAAGTTAGTGATTGCTTGTCCTATGTATAATTTTTCAACTCCTGCAACTTTAAAAACCTTTATTGATCATGTTTCTTTAGCTAATGAAACATTTTCATATAAGTATTCTAAAAAAGGTGATGCTATTGGGTTAGTTACTAATTTAAAAGCCCAAATTCTAGGAGTTCAAGGAGCGCCCCTAGGTTGATATCCATGAGGAGCACACACTCAATATCTTGAAGGTGCTTTAGGATTTTTAGGAATAAAATTCAATAAAACAGTTTTATTAGCAGGTGTTAAAGTCGGAGAATTTGGTCAGTTATCTCCAGCAGAACGTGTAGAATCAATTATTGATGAAATTAAACAAGCTGCTAAAACATTTTAATTAAATAAATCTTAATCCCAGATTTCTTATGATTTTGAAATTTGGGTTTTTTAATATTTGCTTAATATTGTTAAAAACACTGTTATTCATCTGATTATTTGTCTTGAATTGGATATCTGTATTTTTATAAAATAATAGGAAATATTAGAAAAGTGGAGTTTATATGATTCAACAAGTGATTGAAGATCCGATAAGACAGTCTTTAGATGATTTTTTCACTATGAAAGAAAAGTGTTTTTACATACCTATTTTTCAAAGAAGATATACGTGAACAACAAAACACATTGAAAGATTATTAGAAGATATTACAAGCGTGTTAATTCAAAAAGATAAAGAATACTTTTTGGGAGTGATATTTTATTTGCAAGAACCAAAATATGACAGAAAATATCACCAAGTACAAATAATAGATGGTCAACAAAGAATAACAAGTTTATTTTTAATCTTACATGCTATTAAAAAACTAATAGATGAAGAAAAAATCAATAACATAGCATTAAACGAGACTATAATTAAGTATTTAAAAGTTACTAATAAAGACAATCAAATTACTTCAAAAAATATGCTATTTCATAAAACTAGTGATGATGAAGTTTATAAAAAAATATCTGATGAAAGATTAGAAATAATAGAGCAAGCCGAAAAAGACACCAACACGTATAAAAATTTTGAATCTGTTTACAAGCAAATTAAAGAACTTAGAAAAAAATACAGTTGAGAAGAACTTTTATCTATTTTTAAAAAAATAAACATCGTTTCTATATCAATACAAAGTGCTGATGATGCGCAGATAATATTTCAAAAAATTAATTCAACTGGTGTAAGGTTATACACTTTTGATTTAGTAAAGAACTTCTTATTAATGAAGCTTAAAGATAACGATGATCAAGAGAAATTTAATCGTAACCTAAAATGATCAGTAGAAGATAAACTTAATAATGACTATAATCATATTCACGAACTTCTAAAACTATTTTTAGCTATTAAAAAAGATGCATACAAATACGATAACATAGATAATATTTATAATGCTTTTGTTGATTGATTTAAAAAAGAACAAGAAAAAAATCAAATTAAGAAAATAGAAGACTTTACCAATGAAGTATTAACTCAAATTTCAGATTATGCTATATACTACTCACAAATAAAAATCAAAGACAAAAAAGAACGAGAATTTTCAAATGAGTTATGAGAACTTATTAGTGAGTTTAGAAACATAAAAATTAATGCTCCTTTGGTTCTTATTATAGAAATGTTTAGATTGTGACAAAAAGACAAAGTTTTACAAGAAGCTCAGGTCATAAGAGCATTAAAGTTTATAAAT encodes:
- a CDS encoding FMN-dependent NADH-azoreductase, whose amino-acid sequence is MSKVLVLKTTVQADEVSNSVALTNRFLEEYKKLNPNDEIIEIDLNKEEVGTNILTQQKFPTFFKQEASIKYIKLLKSVDKLVIACPMYNFSTPATLKTFIDHVSLANETFSYKYSKKGDAIGLVTNLKAQILGVQGAPLGWYPWGAHTQYLEGALGFLGIKFNKTVLLAGVKVGEFGQLSPAERVESIIDEIKQAAKTF
- a CDS encoding DUF262 domain-containing protein, with amino-acid sequence MIQQVIEDPIRQSLDDFFTMKEKCFYIPIFQRRYTWTTKHIERLLEDITSVLIQKDKEYFLGVIFYLQEPKYDRKYHQVQIIDGQQRITSLFLILHAIKKLIDEEKINNIALNETIIKYLKVTNKDNQITSKNMLFHKTSDDEVYKKISDERLEIIEQAEKDTNTYKNFESVYKQIKELRKKYSWEELLSIFKKINIVSISIQSADDAQIIFQKINSTGVRLYTFDLVKNFLLMKLKDNDDQEKFNRNLKWSVEDKLNNDYNHIHELLKLFLAIKKDAYKYDNIDNIYNAFVDWFKKEQEKNQIKKIEDFTNEVLTQISDYAIYYSQIKIKDKKEREFSNELWELISEFRNIKINAPLVLIIEMFRLWQKDKVLQEAQVIRALKFINSLLMRRDFCDKSTNRLSKFFLRVLRDVKRSSSDYFDFEKRLLKLLVEEPDMIPNDEQVRRLMHGINAYSKNLRVFLNKIEIDNPSQPNLDILSIEHLMPQTLNEKWIKDLNVEGLSEAELDRKHKEYLNKIGNLTLVTSKINSSISNREWKYKKEKIEDKLFGLSLTKDIKENEIWGFAQIDERTNKLIEEFIKYFKYPSLI